The DNA segment TCTACTCGAGAGTCTGCTGAACTGCGTGATAATATGATTCCGCTGGGTGTAACTAAGATGTCTGCCGGAGTGACCACCGCTGTGGGTGGACATACTGCAGAAGATGACAGTACTGCGCAGTTTGATATTTCAGACCCTCGTAGTGTTGAGGAAATGTGCAAGGCAATTGAAGCAAAAGGATTCCAGCCGGTATTTAAAGACTGGGAACCTTTTTAATCCATGCAGGATACCGTTATGACCACTTTTTCATCGCTACAGGAAGGTTTGTCCCGCTATCTTACTCCAGATCAGTTGGAGAAGCTTGCGTCTGTCACTGTAGGCATTGCCGGTTGCGGCGGACTTGGGTCTAACTGTGCATTTATGCTGGCTCGGAGTGGTGTCCGTAACTTTGTTATTGTGGATTATGATGTTGTGGACACTTCTAACTTGAACCGGCAGTTCTTTTTTGCAGATCAGGTCGGCATGACAAAGGTAGAGGTGGGCAGAACGAACCTGCTTCGCATAGACAGCACCTTGAACATTACGGTACACAACTGTCAGATAACACCAACCACTGCGCCGCAATACTTTGCAGGCTGCGATATAATTGTCGAAGCATTAGACAGCATTGACGGTAAGAAGATGATGGCTGCATTGTACTTGTCCGATCCACGCTTGTTTGTTTCCGCTTCCGGAATGGCAGGGTGGGGTGAACCGTACATGCAGAAACGAAAAATCCGTGACGATGCCGTTCTGGTTGGTGATTTTACAACTGATATTGCCGATCATCCGCCTATGGCACCTAAAGTGCTTATGGCTGCC comes from the Halodesulfovibrio marinisediminis DSM 17456 genome and includes:
- the thiF gene encoding sulfur carrier protein ThiS adenylyltransferase ThiF; protein product: MTTFSSLQEGLSRYLTPDQLEKLASVTVGIAGCGGLGSNCAFMLARSGVRNFVIVDYDVVDTSNLNRQFFFADQVGMTKVEVGRTNLLRIDSTLNITVHNCQITPTTAPQYFAGCDIIVEALDSIDGKKMMAALYLSDPRLFVSASGMAGWGEPYMQKRKIRDDAVLVGDFTTDIADHPPMAPKVLMAAAMQADVVLTHILGK